The proteins below are encoded in one region of Triticum aestivum cultivar Chinese Spring chromosome 1B, IWGSC CS RefSeq v2.1, whole genome shotgun sequence:
- the LOC123089391 gene encoding auxin-responsive protein IAA16 has protein sequence MAWNGSKDEEERGLELSLGLPGYFSGSPGQEGLEEKGGRRGAAGAGAKGRSNGSKPSRPAAAAPVVGWPPVRSFRRNLASSSSKPPAAEPRHGAGGKADGSIYKGRFVKINMDGVPIGRKVDLKAHGSYGKLAAAVDHLFQGLLAAQRDESSCAVGEKHAAITGLLDGSGEYTLVYEDDEGDQMLVGDVPWDMFIATAKRLRVLRSSDLNASSLRAAVSRKRGAAGC, from the exons atggcTTGGAACGGGTCGAAGGATGAGGAAGAGAGGGGGCTTGAGCTGAGCCTCGGCCTGCCTGGCTACTTCTCCGGATCACCAGGCCAAGAAG GCTTGGAGGAGAAGGGAGGCCGCCGTGGTGCTGCTGGTGCTGGAGCAAAGGGAAGAAGCAACGGCTCCAAGCCaag CAGGCCGGCGGCCGCCGCTCCGGTCGTGGGGTGGCCTCCGGTGCGCTCCTTCCGGCGCAACCTTGCCTCCTCCTCGTCCAAACCACCAGCCGCCGAGCCACGCCACGGCGCGGGCGGCAAGGCTGATGGCAGCATCTACAAGGGCCGGTTCGTGAAGATCAACATGGACGGCGTCCCCATCGGCCGGAAGGTGGACCTTAAGGCGCACGGCAGCTATggcaagctcgccgccgccgtcgaccaccTCTTCCAGGGCCTCCTCGCCG CTCAAAGGGACGAGAGCTCCTGCGCGGTGGGGGAGAAGCACGCGGCGATCACGGGGCTGCTGGACGGCAGCGGCGAGTACACTCTGGTTTACGAGGACGACGAGGGCGACCAGATGCTGGTCGGGGACGTGCCATGGGA CATGTTCATCGCCACCGCGAAGAGACTGCGCGTACTGCGGAGCTCGGATCTGAACGCGTCCTCG CTACGAGCGGCGGTGAGCCGGAAGAGGGGAGCGGCCGGGTGCTGA